In Pedobacter sp. WC2423, the following are encoded in one genomic region:
- the dapB gene encoding 4-hydroxy-tetrahydrodipicolinate reductase — MTTRKKIRVCVAGATGWAGSELCKGIVLTDDLELVSAVSRKSAGKNLNDLLNLSGTQNIPVFGTIEEALAIPCDVLVDYTKPDIAKHQVITAINQGVNVVVGTSGLSDADYEEISLVANEHKQAVLAVGNFAISVVLLNKFAEMAAKYMPNWEIIDYASDRKIDSPSGSTLELANRLSKVRESNKTIPIADTKGIKETRGADINGMQVHSVRLPGYVIALETIFGMEDEKLIIKHEAGGSAKPYVQGALLAIRKVDTFTGLKRGLDNVMDFNS, encoded by the coding sequence ATGACAACCAGAAAAAAAATACGTGTGTGCGTTGCAGGAGCAACTGGCTGGGCAGGCTCAGAACTTTGCAAAGGGATTGTTTTAACAGATGACCTGGAATTGGTTTCAGCAGTTTCCCGTAAAAGCGCGGGTAAAAATCTGAATGACCTGCTGAATTTATCCGGTACGCAAAATATTCCTGTTTTCGGAACAATAGAAGAGGCTTTAGCTATTCCCTGTGATGTTTTAGTAGATTATACAAAACCAGATATTGCGAAACATCAGGTAATTACTGCGATCAATCAAGGTGTTAATGTTGTGGTTGGCACATCAGGTCTTTCGGATGCTGATTATGAAGAAATCAGCCTGGTAGCTAATGAACATAAACAAGCTGTACTGGCTGTTGGAAATTTCGCAATCAGCGTTGTCCTGTTGAACAAGTTTGCTGAAATGGCCGCGAAGTATATGCCGAACTGGGAAATCATTGATTACGCAAGTGACCGTAAAATTGATTCTCCAAGTGGAAGTACATTAGAACTTGCGAACAGGTTATCTAAGGTTAGGGAATCCAATAAAACTATTCCAATTGCAGATACTAAAGGAATTAAGGAAACCAGAGGTGCAGATATTAACGGGATGCAGGTACATTCGGTCAGATTACCCGGATATGTAATTGCACTGGAAACTATTTTCGGAATGGAAGATGAAAAGCTGATTATCAAACATGAAGCCGGAGGCAGTGCGAAACCATATGTTCAGGGGGCTTTACTGGCCATCAGAAAAGTGGATACTTTTACCGGTTTAAAAAGAGGTTTGGATAATGTAATGGACTTTAATTCATAA